The following coding sequences lie in one Megalodesulfovibrio gigas DSM 1382 = ATCC 19364 genomic window:
- a CDS encoding GAK system ATP-grasp enzyme, whose protein sequence is MKKIAVIGIPGGWSSELLADTVAKKTGFRALVELKDCALDLERGEMFDAKVKLHEMDAIIVKKAGRYYSPHLIDRLEMLRYLRQRRNIPIFSDPERIIRVLDRLTCTVTLAANDIPMPPTAITEDPDQALAFVERYGRAVFKPLYSTKARGMEVIEAGPAARHEIEGFHETNQVMYLQRMVSHIGMDLGVTFLGGEYLATYARKGSGESWNTTTRSGGKYVPYEPSKEIIDLAHRAQCLFNLDFTCVDIVETNEGPMCFEVSAFGGFRGLQEANNIDAADRYVDYVLGRIGA, encoded by the coding sequence ATGAAAAAAATCGCGGTCATCGGCATTCCCGGAGGCTGGTCTTCGGAACTGCTGGCAGACACGGTGGCGAAGAAAACCGGGTTCCGCGCCCTGGTGGAACTCAAGGATTGCGCGCTGGACCTTGAACGCGGCGAGATGTTCGACGCCAAGGTCAAGCTGCACGAGATGGACGCCATCATCGTCAAAAAGGCCGGGCGGTACTATTCGCCCCATCTCATTGACCGCCTGGAGATGCTGCGCTACCTGCGGCAGCGGCGCAATATCCCCATTTTTTCCGACCCCGAGCGCATCATCCGGGTCCTGGATCGCCTGACCTGCACCGTGACCCTGGCCGCCAACGACATCCCCATGCCGCCCACGGCCATCACCGAGGACCCCGATCAGGCCCTGGCCTTTGTGGAACGCTACGGCCGCGCCGTGTTCAAGCCCCTGTACTCCACCAAGGCCCGGGGCATGGAAGTCATCGAGGCCGGGCCCGCCGCCCGGCACGAGATCGAAGGCTTCCACGAAACCAACCAGGTGATGTACCTGCAGCGCATGGTTTCCCACATCGGCATGGACCTGGGCGTGACCTTCCTGGGCGGGGAGTATCTGGCCACCTACGCCCGCAAAGGCAGCGGCGAGAGCTGGAACACCACCACCCGCTCCGGCGGCAAATACGTGCCCTACGAGCCGAGCAAGGAAATCATCGACCTGGCCCACCGCGCCCAGTGCCTCTTCAACCTGGATTTCACCTGCGTGGACATCGTGGAAACCAACGAAGGCCCCATGTGCTTCGAAGTCTCCGCCTTCGGCGGGTTCCGCGGCCTGCAGGAAGCCAACAACATCGACGCCGCAGACCGCTACGTCGACTACGTGCTGGGGAGGATCGGCGCATGA
- a CDS encoding PhoU domain-containing protein, whose protein sequence is MERILLREGIAENLRFMVLEVTKQVENTKKALDHYDQKIMDSIASRDDYIDNLKSVVENKCFTAIHTQRAQDKRAVDLVRAANTVANNLERVGDFAVSIVGQIKYLKSQSFIQRYDYPRFFREVLDALDMVYQAVVKQDLSLAFKICRAENTLDMLYKVQFDRILYELRSGKETENLITSHLILRYLERMGDAILNIGEAIIFAAVGEKFKIRQYHALKETLALSGIDTPISDVEFHSIWGTRSGCRIGYVPSAAQAPEEGGEGEDASRKKASAGVLFKEGNKKKLLQEMENIMRWESILPGLPPRVLAHQEDATQASLLIEFLGGCNFQDVVLTGDPEVVKNAFFLITETLGNIWDQTLAETQARSHFMEQLRGRLDDVFRLYPSLDTPPMYVGNLEVPTIAALIDEAQAIEETLLAPYTVFIHGDFNCNNIVYDHETQRVHYIDLHRSKQADPLQDISVFLLSNFRLPLFDAHLRARLNSVTMAMYHFAKEYGLKHGDACFEARLAIGLARNFISSTRFELNPKFARELFQRGRYLLMKIAAHKGRPWEEFSLPEQVLVY, encoded by the coding sequence GTGGAACGCATTCTCCTTCGGGAAGGCATCGCCGAGAACCTCCGCTTCATGGTCCTGGAAGTGACCAAGCAGGTGGAGAATACCAAAAAGGCGCTGGACCACTATGACCAAAAGATCATGGACTCCATCGCCAGCCGCGACGACTACATCGATAATCTCAAAAGCGTCGTGGAAAACAAGTGCTTCACCGCCATCCACACCCAGCGCGCCCAGGACAAGCGCGCCGTGGACCTGGTGCGCGCTGCCAACACCGTGGCCAACAACCTGGAGCGGGTGGGGGACTTTGCCGTCTCCATCGTCGGACAGATCAAGTACCTGAAAAGCCAGAGCTTCATCCAGCGTTACGACTATCCCCGCTTTTTCCGGGAAGTGCTGGACGCCCTGGACATGGTGTACCAGGCGGTGGTGAAGCAGGATCTTTCCCTGGCCTTCAAGATCTGCCGCGCGGAAAACACCCTGGACATGCTGTACAAGGTGCAGTTCGACCGCATTCTGTATGAGCTGCGCAGCGGCAAGGAAACGGAAAACCTCATCACCTCGCACCTCATCCTGCGCTACCTGGAACGCATGGGTGATGCCATTCTCAACATCGGCGAGGCAATCATCTTTGCCGCCGTGGGCGAGAAATTCAAGATCCGCCAGTACCACGCCCTGAAGGAAACCCTGGCCCTCTCCGGCATTGATACGCCCATCAGCGATGTGGAATTCCATTCCATCTGGGGCACCCGCTCGGGCTGTCGCATCGGCTACGTGCCCAGCGCCGCCCAGGCTCCCGAGGAAGGCGGGGAAGGCGAGGACGCCAGCCGCAAAAAAGCCAGCGCGGGCGTGCTCTTCAAGGAAGGCAACAAGAAGAAGCTCCTGCAGGAGATGGAAAACATCATGCGCTGGGAGTCCATCCTGCCGGGGCTGCCGCCGCGCGTGCTGGCCCACCAGGAAGACGCCACCCAGGCCTCCCTGCTCATCGAGTTCCTGGGCGGCTGCAACTTCCAGGATGTGGTGCTCACCGGGGATCCGGAAGTGGTCAAGAACGCCTTCTTCCTCATCACCGAAACCCTGGGCAACATCTGGGATCAGACCCTGGCGGAAACCCAGGCCCGCTCCCACTTTATGGAGCAGCTCAGGGGCCGCCTGGACGACGTGTTCCGGCTCTATCCGTCCCTGGATACGCCGCCCATGTACGTGGGCAACCTGGAAGTGCCGACCATTGCCGCCCTCATTGATGAGGCCCAGGCCATCGAGGAAACCTTGCTGGCCCCCTACACCGTGTTCATCCACGGCGATTTCAACTGCAACAACATCGTCTACGATCACGAAACCCAGCGCGTGCATTACATAGACCTGCACCGCTCCAAGCAGGCCGACCCGCTGCAGGACATCTCCGTCTTCCTGCTGTCCAATTTCCGGCTGCCTCTTTTCGATGCCCACCTGCGCGCCCGACTCAATAGCGTCACAATGGCCATGTATCACTTCGCCAAGGAATATGGCCTCAAACACGGGGACGCATGTTTTGAGGCGCGGTTGGCCATCGGCCTGGCCCGCAACTTCATCTCTTCCACGCGGTTCGAGCTCAATCCCAAGTTCGCCAGGGAGCTGTTCCAGCGCGGGCGGTACCTGTTGATGAAGATTGCGGCGCACAAGGGCCGGCCCTGGGAGGAATTCTCGCTCCCCGAACAGGTGCTTGTGTACTGA
- a CDS encoding amphi-Trp domain-containing protein: protein MSEDKTFKHESMQDTASILAYLDALRESFARGALVLTSKDKELVLQPKGLIRFDIEAKRKDSHRKLTLKFSWKDCEEPMDDAEDLTIEARSEDVVR, encoded by the coding sequence ATGAGCGAAGACAAGACCTTCAAACACGAAAGCATGCAGGATACGGCCTCCATCCTGGCGTATCTGGACGCCCTGCGCGAGAGCTTCGCCAGGGGGGCCCTGGTGCTGACTTCCAAGGACAAAGAGCTGGTGCTGCAGCCCAAGGGGTTGATCCGCTTCGATATCGAAGCCAAACGCAAGGACTCCCATCGCAAGCTGACCCTGAAGTTCTCCTGGAAGGATTGCGAGGAACCCATGGACGACGCCGAGGATCTGACCATCGAGGCCCGTTCCGAAGACGTTGTTCGCTAG
- a CDS encoding GAK system XXXCH domain-containing protein, translating into MPAMPVQHKRKLELMMTRDEAASFLAALAKGLESGSLAVGQSGLDIQGFKSLSVSFKSHPDGLYAKIKCKFPKPEGPCACPACTDPQVQGEGAPAAVCVKSGGKYGSLKKRMKSQFKSIMESLAQGVLPGLELVEAFAADGERMCAFPGKGDEFYPVYLEKNAAFLAAVQAGDVAAARLLAGELDQLKHDCHDRYK; encoded by the coding sequence ATGCCCGCCATGCCCGTGCAACACAAGCGGAAGCTGGAACTGATGATGACCCGGGACGAGGCCGCCAGCTTCCTGGCTGCCCTGGCCAAGGGGCTGGAAAGCGGCTCCCTGGCCGTGGGTCAGTCTGGCCTGGACATCCAGGGCTTCAAGAGCCTGTCCGTGTCCTTCAAGAGCCACCCGGACGGCTTGTACGCCAAGATCAAATGCAAGTTCCCCAAACCGGAGGGCCCATGCGCCTGCCCGGCCTGCACTGATCCGCAGGTTCAGGGGGAAGGCGCGCCGGCCGCGGTGTGCGTCAAGAGCGGGGGCAAGTACGGCTCCCTGAAAAAACGGATGAAGAGCCAGTTCAAGAGCATCATGGAGTCCCTGGCCCAGGGCGTGCTGCCCGGCCTGGAGCTGGTGGAAGCCTTTGCTGCGGACGGCGAGCGCATGTGCGCCTTCCCTGGCAAGGGCGACGAGTTCTACCCGGTGTATCTGGAAAAGAACGCCGCCTTCCTGGCCGCGGTGCAGGCCGGGGACGTGGCTGCCGCCCGGCTGTTGGCCGGGGAGCTGGACCAGCTGAAGCACGACTGCCATGATCGCTACAAATAA
- the phoU gene encoding phosphate signaling complex protein PhoU encodes MSVRRHLDTDLTHLRLKVLEMAAYTEKALDCALRALLERDSSLAQQVIDRDAQINQLECDIDEESLRMLALSQPVAGDLRFIVGCMRIIVNLERIGDESVNIAERALILAHRPPLPFNHMLEELAGISLEMLRSCIKAFKDDDAELADAVCDQDSRANELDLSILKRLIDFMLKETAGIERSVHTVLASRSLERCADLSTNIAESVIFIVKGVDVKHRCNRI; translated from the coding sequence ATGAGCGTAAGACGACACCTGGATACCGATCTCACCCACCTGCGGCTCAAGGTGCTGGAAATGGCCGCCTACACGGAAAAGGCCCTGGACTGCGCCTTGCGGGCGCTGCTGGAGCGCGATTCCTCCCTGGCCCAGCAGGTGATCGATCGCGATGCCCAGATCAATCAGCTGGAGTGCGACATCGATGAGGAAAGCCTGCGCATGCTGGCGCTTTCCCAGCCTGTGGCCGGGGATTTGCGGTTCATCGTCGGCTGCATGCGCATCATCGTCAATCTGGAACGTATTGGCGACGAAAGCGTGAACATTGCCGAGCGCGCGCTCATCCTGGCCCACCGGCCGCCGTTGCCGTTCAACCACATGCTGGAGGAGCTGGCCGGCATTTCCCTGGAGATGCTGCGCAGCTGCATCAAGGCCTTCAAGGACGATGATGCCGAGCTGGCCGACGCCGTGTGCGATCAGGATTCCCGCGCCAACGAGCTGGATTTGTCCATCCTCAAGCGGCTCATCGATTTCATGCTCAAGGAGACGGCCGGCATCGAACGCTCGGTGCACACCGTGCTGGCCTCCCGCAGCCTGGAGCGCTGCGCGGATCTCTCCACCAATATTGCGGAAAGCGTCATCTTCATCGTCAAGGGCGTGGATGTGAAGCACCGCTGCAACAGAATTTAA
- the pstB gene encoding phosphate ABC transporter ATP-binding protein PstB, whose amino-acid sequence MATEKRAKMHSANLDFYYGDFKALHDVTLEFLEHEVTALIGPSGCGKSTFLRCLNRMNDLIPGIRVEGSVLLDGDDIYAGRMDVVELRRRVGMVFQKPNPFPKSIFENVAYGLRVNGVKDKAFIQQRAEESLKHAALWDEVKDRLHTSALGLSGGQQQRLCIARALAVEPEILLMDEPASALDPIATQKIEELIHILKQYYTIIIVTHSMQQAARVSDITAYFYMGKLIEAGPTETMFTRPKNKQTEDYITGRFG is encoded by the coding sequence ATGGCCACAGAGAAGCGGGCGAAGATGCACAGCGCGAATCTGGACTTCTATTACGGGGACTTCAAGGCCCTGCATGACGTCACCCTTGAGTTTCTGGAACACGAGGTCACGGCGCTCATCGGCCCGTCAGGGTGTGGCAAGTCCACGTTCCTGCGCTGCCTGAACCGCATGAACGACCTCATTCCCGGCATCCGGGTGGAAGGCAGCGTGCTGCTGGACGGGGACGACATCTATGCCGGCAGGATGGATGTGGTGGAACTGCGGCGGCGGGTGGGCATGGTGTTCCAAAAGCCCAATCCCTTCCCCAAATCCATCTTCGAAAACGTGGCCTACGGGCTGCGGGTGAACGGCGTGAAGGACAAGGCCTTTATCCAGCAGCGCGCGGAAGAGAGCCTCAAGCATGCCGCACTGTGGGATGAAGTGAAGGACCGGCTGCACACCTCGGCCCTGGGGCTTTCCGGCGGGCAGCAGCAGCGGCTGTGCATTGCCCGGGCCCTGGCGGTGGAGCCGGAAATCCTGCTCATGGACGAGCCGGCCTCGGCCCTGGATCCCATCGCCACGCAGAAAATCGAAGAGTTGATTCACATCCTCAAACAGTATTACACCATCATCATCGTCACGCATTCCATGCAGCAGGCGGCGCGCGTGTCGGACATCACGGCATACTTTTACATGGGCAAGCTCATCGAGGCAGGACCGACGGAAACCATGTTCACCCGGCCCAAAAACAAGCAGACAGAAGACTACATCACCGGCCGTTTCGGCTAG
- a CDS encoding ATP-binding protein, with product MSFRTRLFIAFLLVVTLGVLLPAGLYQWLHLREFAQEMKVDARFAAAVAADVLQHEAAGTDADGVRRRMDDFARASHLYVRGVNASGELWLEATAGTVASSGGAGDGLRGRLDALLQQPASVRAFQDTGVLQQGDAAFARVALDLTPQDPAVPAAGWLLVGMVHPEARARLDSILLIMGCAAVSAGILALGFRMAMVRWLCGRLEETAAVARAIGAGDLKRRAPRYDSKELDDLAMAVNRMADGIAAQIRTITEQKTQLETVLNSMREGVLVIDKKCRITAVNRAMRDIFPDAEQAVGRSPLEVILSPELQQACEETVACTAGRQASRSFQIEPMRDKVYDVTMTRLRSVDDASGEDCLGAVAVFHDISPLTRLERVRRDFVANVSHELRTPLTSIKGYAETLLLGMEEEGGNGQGDMPAQGGAASARKNFLEIILKHANHMTKMVNDLLHLARLESGERQFEFRMVNAAEAFSQAYKECLHLAETSGLAVRNLLPAEGVAVHADQTRLVQVFRNLLENAFKYGAPSVLDAGSPGSPGLPGKPGATGEGPRGEVCVYCQERGGDVVFSIKDQGPGIPRADRERVFERFYRVEKHRQKHKAGSSGLGLAIVRHIVEKSRGAIWVESPVEDGHGTIFSFTLPKAPPAHDE from the coding sequence ATGTCCTTTCGGACCCGATTATTCATTGCGTTTCTGCTGGTGGTGACCCTGGGCGTGCTCTTGCCGGCCGGGCTGTACCAGTGGTTGCACCTGCGGGAATTTGCGCAGGAAATGAAGGTGGACGCCCGCTTTGCCGCGGCCGTGGCCGCGGATGTGCTGCAGCATGAGGCCGCCGGGACGGATGCGGACGGCGTGCGCCGGCGCATGGACGACTTTGCCCGGGCCTCGCATCTGTATGTGCGCGGGGTGAACGCCTCCGGAGAATTGTGGCTGGAGGCCACCGCCGGCACCGTCGCCTCCTCGGGGGGGGCCGGGGATGGCCTGCGGGGCAGGCTGGATGCGCTGTTGCAGCAGCCGGCCAGTGTGCGCGCGTTTCAGGATACCGGAGTCTTGCAGCAGGGCGATGCCGCCTTTGCCCGCGTGGCCCTGGATCTGACACCGCAGGACCCGGCCGTGCCCGCCGCCGGCTGGCTGCTGGTGGGCATGGTGCACCCCGAAGCCAGGGCCCGGCTGGACAGCATCCTTCTTATCATGGGTTGCGCCGCCGTCTCCGCGGGTATCCTGGCCCTGGGCTTTCGCATGGCCATGGTCCGCTGGCTCTGCGGCCGCCTGGAAGAAACCGCCGCCGTGGCCCGGGCCATCGGCGCAGGGGATCTCAAGCGTCGCGCCCCGCGGTATGACAGCAAGGAGCTGGACGATCTGGCCATGGCGGTCAATCGCATGGCAGACGGCATCGCGGCACAGATCCGCACCATCACCGAGCAGAAGACCCAGCTGGAAACCGTGCTCAACTCCATGCGCGAGGGCGTGCTGGTGATCGACAAGAAATGTCGCATCACCGCGGTGAACCGCGCCATGCGCGATATTTTTCCCGATGCGGAGCAGGCCGTGGGCCGCAGCCCGCTGGAGGTCATTCTGTCGCCGGAGTTGCAGCAGGCCTGCGAGGAGACGGTGGCCTGCACCGCAGGCAGGCAGGCGTCGCGGTCGTTCCAGATCGAACCCATGCGGGACAAGGTGTACGACGTGACCATGACCCGCCTGCGCAGCGTGGACGACGCCTCCGGCGAGGACTGCCTTGGCGCGGTGGCCGTGTTCCACGACATCAGCCCCCTGACCCGGCTGGAACGGGTGCGCCGGGACTTCGTGGCCAACGTGTCCCACGAGCTGCGCACGCCCCTCACCAGCATCAAGGGCTATGCGGAAACCTTGCTCCTGGGCATGGAGGAGGAGGGCGGGAACGGCCAGGGCGATATGCCGGCCCAGGGCGGCGCGGCCTCGGCCCGCAAGAACTTTCTGGAAATCATCCTCAAGCATGCCAATCATATGACCAAGATGGTCAACGATCTGCTGCACCTGGCCCGGCTGGAAAGCGGGGAGCGGCAGTTCGAGTTCCGCATGGTGAACGCGGCGGAGGCCTTTTCCCAGGCGTACAAGGAATGCCTGCATCTGGCGGAGACGTCCGGCCTGGCGGTGCGCAACCTGCTGCCGGCCGAGGGCGTGGCCGTGCATGCGGATCAGACCCGGCTGGTGCAGGTGTTCCGCAACCTGCTGGAAAACGCCTTCAAGTACGGCGCGCCCAGCGTTCTGGATGCTGGATCCCCTGGATCCCCTGGTCTGCCCGGCAAGCCCGGCGCTACGGGCGAAGGCCCGCGGGGCGAGGTGTGCGTGTACTGCCAGGAGCGCGGCGGCGATGTGGTGTTCTCCATCAAGGATCAAGGTCCCGGCATCCCCAGGGCGGACCGCGAGCGGGTGTTCGAGCGATTTTACCGGGTGGAGAAGCACCGGCAGAAGCACAAGGCCGGATCCTCCGGACTCGGTCTGGCCATCGTGCGGCATATTGTGGAAAAATCCAGGGGGGCCATCTGGGTGGAAAGCCCAGTGGAGGACGGCCACGGGACCATCTTTTCCTTCACCCTGCCCAAGGCGCCGCCGGCGCATGACGAATAG
- a CDS encoding response regulator, whose product MQKDVVLIVEDDEDILQLLTYNLENAGFEVLTSADGYEGMNLARRHNPNLILLDIMLPNVDGFEVCKELKRRPETAGIPVIMLTARGEEVDRIVGLELGADDYVVKPFSPRELLLRIRAIMKRVKSEETYRTQWRKNGLVVDLEAHKAVVDGVEMQLTATEFKLLAELVKRQGRVQTRDQLLNTVWGYEFEGYARTVDTHIRRLRQKLGPYAKYVETVRGVGYRFKE is encoded by the coding sequence ATGCAGAAAGATGTGGTGCTCATCGTGGAAGACGATGAAGACATCTTGCAGCTCCTTACCTATAACCTGGAGAATGCAGGATTCGAGGTCCTGACCTCCGCCGACGGGTATGAAGGCATGAACCTGGCGCGGCGGCACAACCCGAATCTCATTCTGCTGGATATCATGCTGCCCAATGTGGACGGCTTCGAGGTGTGCAAGGAACTCAAGCGGCGGCCGGAAACTGCCGGCATTCCCGTGATCATGCTCACCGCCAGGGGGGAGGAAGTCGACCGCATTGTGGGGCTGGAGCTGGGCGCGGACGATTACGTGGTCAAGCCCTTCAGCCCGCGGGAACTGCTTTTGCGCATCCGGGCCATCATGAAGCGCGTCAAAAGCGAAGAGACCTACCGCACTCAGTGGCGCAAGAACGGTCTGGTGGTGGATCTGGAAGCGCACAAGGCCGTGGTGGACGGGGTGGAAATGCAGCTCACGGCCACGGAATTCAAGCTGCTGGCCGAGCTGGTCAAGCGGCAGGGCCGGGTGCAGACGCGCGATCAATTGTTGAATACTGTCTGGGGCTACGAGTTCGAAGGGTATGCCCGCACTGTGGATACGCATATCCGCCGTCTGCGCCAGAAGCTGGGGCCTTACGCCAAGTACGTGGAAACCGTGCGCGGCGTGGGGTATCGCTTCAAGGAATAG
- a CDS encoding tRNA (cytidine(34)-2'-O)-methyltransferase, with amino-acid sequence MELVLFEPEIPPNTGNIARLCAATQTRLHLIEPLGFSIDDRQLKRAGLDYWPSVPLAVWPDWESFRRLMQGRRLVGTSSRTGDTYCRFPWQPRDVIVLGPETRGLPAAVQAELSAMVRIPVYDTVRSLNLSTAAGVLLYEALRQTAWMPGEIL; translated from the coding sequence GTGGAGCTGGTGCTGTTCGAGCCGGAAATTCCGCCCAACACGGGCAATATCGCCCGGCTGTGCGCTGCCACGCAGACGCGGCTGCATCTCATTGAGCCCCTGGGCTTTTCCATTGACGATCGCCAACTCAAACGCGCCGGGCTGGATTACTGGCCCAGCGTGCCCCTGGCCGTATGGCCCGACTGGGAGTCGTTCCGCCGGCTGATGCAGGGCCGGCGGCTTGTGGGCACGTCCAGCCGCACGGGCGACACATACTGTCGCTTCCCCTGGCAGCCTAGGGATGTCATCGTGCTGGGGCCGGAAACCCGCGGCCTGCCCGCGGCGGTGCAGGCGGAACTGTCGGCCATGGTGCGCATTCCGGTGTACGACACAGTGCGCAGCCTGAATCTGTCCACCGCGGCGGGCGTCCTGCTGTACGAAGCCTTGCGGCAAACGGCCTGGATGCCCGGCGAGATATTGTGA
- a CDS encoding M3 family oligoendopeptidase: protein MSHTPRWDLGSYFPTFDGPEYRAHLATLQADLDRLNTLAEALAPVSQGTLDAWVEFLLLDEAVLADYSHMASYLGCLTAADSLNEAYKQAQAGFARFGAAYKKVFAPVLDALRTTPDDMLQALIARPELDGAAHFIRQLKEEAGRTMAPELERLAADLAVDGISAWGRLYNEVSGRLTFRMPGQDAPVPMAQKRSLLEDPDPQIRKQALEQSNQAWEEVAHVVAASLNAIAGTRLTLNRRRGIESIIDVALFDAGMEQRDLDAMWQAVEEHLHLPWDWMRRKARCLGREQLGFQDLLAPIPQAESRMYEWDDAVGTMLGAFDRGYPALAGFCRQMLAAQRVEAEKRPGKRPGAFCTTSLRSRESRVFMTFGGRHGDVQTLAHELGHAFHGHTLAQTRPLASMYPMTLAETASTFAERLLQDAILADPAAPAGQKLGILASRCDDAAIFLCDIRMRYLFEKAFYDERAAGEVPVSRLADLMLAAQNQAFADTLAPAERDPLFWASKLHFYITGVSFYNFPYTFGYLLSLILCERGRAKGAAFYAEYEAFLRDTGSGKAAAVVRRTLGDDIGQPAFWAEAMTAIARDLEEMRRLLAAMEA, encoded by the coding sequence ATGTCGCACACGCCCCGTTGGGACCTCGGCTCGTACTTCCCGACCTTCGACGGCCCCGAATACCGCGCCCATCTGGCCACTCTGCAGGCCGATCTGGACCGCCTGAACACCCTGGCCGAGGCGCTTGCGCCGGTGTCACAGGGCACCCTGGATGCCTGGGTGGAATTTCTGCTGCTGGACGAGGCCGTGCTGGCGGACTATTCGCACATGGCCTCCTACCTGGGCTGCCTGACCGCGGCGGACAGCCTGAATGAGGCCTACAAGCAGGCCCAGGCCGGCTTTGCCCGCTTTGGCGCGGCATACAAGAAGGTCTTCGCCCCGGTGCTGGATGCCCTGCGCACCACGCCGGACGACATGCTGCAGGCCCTCATCGCCCGGCCGGAGCTGGACGGCGCCGCGCACTTTATCCGTCAGCTCAAGGAGGAGGCCGGCCGGACCATGGCGCCCGAGCTGGAGCGTCTGGCCGCGGATCTGGCCGTGGATGGCATCTCGGCCTGGGGCCGGCTGTACAACGAGGTCAGCGGCCGGCTGACCTTCCGCATGCCCGGCCAGGACGCGCCCGTGCCCATGGCCCAGAAACGCAGCCTGCTGGAGGATCCCGATCCGCAGATCCGCAAGCAGGCCCTGGAGCAGTCCAACCAGGCCTGGGAGGAGGTGGCCCATGTGGTGGCTGCGTCCCTGAACGCCATCGCCGGCACGCGGCTCACCCTGAACAGGCGGCGGGGCATCGAATCCATTATTGATGTGGCCCTGTTCGATGCCGGCATGGAACAGCGTGACCTGGACGCCATGTGGCAGGCGGTGGAAGAACACCTGCACCTGCCCTGGGACTGGATGCGCCGCAAGGCCCGCTGCCTGGGCCGGGAGCAGCTTGGCTTCCAGGATCTGCTGGCGCCCATCCCCCAGGCCGAAAGCCGCATGTACGAATGGGATGATGCCGTGGGCACGATGCTCGGAGCCTTTGACCGCGGCTATCCCGCCCTGGCCGGCTTCTGCCGGCAGATGCTGGCGGCGCAGCGTGTGGAGGCGGAAAAACGGCCCGGCAAGCGGCCGGGCGCCTTCTGCACCACGTCCCTCAGGAGCCGGGAATCCCGCGTGTTCATGACCTTCGGCGGCCGGCACGGCGATGTGCAGACCCTGGCCCACGAGCTGGGCCACGCCTTCCACGGCCACACCCTGGCCCAGACGCGGCCCCTGGCCAGCATGTATCCCATGACTCTGGCCGAAACTGCCTCCACCTTTGCCGAACGCCTGCTGCAGGATGCCATCCTGGCCGATCCCGCCGCCCCGGCCGGGCAGAAGCTGGGCATCCTGGCCTCGCGCTGCGACGATGCCGCCATCTTCCTGTGCGACATCCGCATGCGCTACCTGTTTGAGAAAGCCTTCTATGACGAGCGCGCCGCCGGCGAAGTCCCGGTTTCCCGCCTGGCTGACCTGATGCTCGCCGCCCAGAACCAGGCCTTTGCCGACACCCTGGCCCCTGCCGAGCGCGACCCGCTCTTCTGGGCCTCCAAGCTGCATTTCTACATCACCGGCGTGTCGTTTTACAACTTCCCGTACACCTTCGGCTATCTCCTGAGCCTCATCCTCTGCGAGCGCGGCCGGGCCAAGGGTGCGGCCTTTTATGCCGAATACGAGGCCTTCCTGCGCGATACCGGCTCGGGCAAGGCTGCGGCCGTGGTCCGCCGCACCCTGGGCGACGACATCGGCCAGCCCGCCTTCTGGGCCGAGGCCATGACCGCCATCGCTCGCGATCTGGAGGAAATGCGCCGCCTGCTGGCAGCGATGGAGGCCTAG